From Podospora bellae-mahoneyi strain CBS 112042 chromosome 3, whole genome shotgun sequence, the proteins below share one genomic window:
- the ALG11 gene encoding asparagine-linked glycosylation protein (BUSCO:EOG09262UB3; COG:M; EggNog:ENOG503NV7J; CAZy:GT4), producing MPSSISSLAVVPALCLIPILALAGPLLFRAVGALLGLYLRKKTDGRLSHILELTEQDEKKWREGRRSSGSSSSSGKDEEWEEVDTYTVGTSGNGGKGEADWDGVVGFFHPFCNAGGGGERVLWAAIRATQQRWPKAKCIVYTGDHDVNKDAILSRVENRFNIHLHPPTVNFLYLTTRHWVLASTWPRFTLAGQSFGSLIVAWDAFSLLVPDIFVDTMGYAFALGLSKFLFPEIPTAAYVHYPTISTDMLESLDPTSTVGSQGVHAGQGTGTRGKAKKLYWKLFAKVYSHVGASADVVMTNSTWTMGHIQKLWGPLRRSNRPIAVVYPPVAVSELEQEVEVSPESEKKREKVLLYIAQFRPEKNHQLILQAFAEFVKTSKSPAAKEAKLVLVGSVRDDHDSKRVYQLRLLVNELHIKARVEFHLDASWPEILEWLRRASVGVNGMWNEHFGIGVVEYQAAGLVSVVHDSGGPKMDIVVDVEGGFTGFHATTPSEFAEGFEKALSLENPLEVRLRARESAKRFTEEEFARRWVREMEPVIGLNELKVTTEKRRV from the exons ATGCCGTCAAGTATCTCTTCTCTCGCCGTCGTTCCCGCGTTATGTCTCATtcccatcctcgccctcgcggGCCCGTTGCTGTTCCGCGCCGTGGGAGCTTTGCTGGGGTTGTACCTTCGCAAGAAGACGGATGGTCGGTTGTCGCATATCCTCGAGCTCACTGAGCAGGACGAAAAGAAGTGGCGGGAAGGCCGGAGGAGCAGCGGTAGCAGTAGCAGCAGTgggaaggatgaggagtgggaggaggtggacaCATACACTGTTGGGACGTCGGGGAATGGGGGCAAGGGTGAGGCGGACTGGGATGGTGTCGTGGGCTTCTTTCACCCTTTTTG TAatgctggaggtggtggagagagagTTCTGTGGGCGGCCATCCGTGCGACACAGCAGCGCTGGCCAAAAGCAAAGTGTATAGTTTACACTGGGGATCATGATGTGAACAAGGATGCCATCCTGTCTAGAGTCGAG AACCGCTTCAAcattcacctccaccctcccaccGTCAATTTTctctacctcaccacccgccaTTGGGTCCTCGCCTCCACATGGCCGCGCTTCACTCTTGCCGGCCAGTCTTTTGGTTCCCTCATCGTGGCCTGGGATGCCTTCAGTCTTTTGGTTCCCGACATTTTTGTTGACACCATGGGCTACGCCTTTGCGCTTGGGCTCTCCAAGTTTTTGTTTCCGGAAATTCCCACGGCCGCATACGTGCATTATCCCACCATTTCTACCGACATGCTCGAATCTCTTgatcccacctccaccgttGGCTCTCAGGGGGTCCACGCCGGCCAGGGCACCGGCACTCgcggcaaggccaagaagctgtACTGGAAGCTATTCGCCAAGGTCTATTCCCATGTTGGGGCTTCCGCAGACGTGGTCATGACCAACTCTACCTGGACTATGGGTCACATTCAGAAACTATGGGGTCCCTTGAGAAGATCTAACAGGCCAATTGCTGTGGTGTATCCTCCGGTGGCCGTCAGTGAACTCGAGCAAGAAGTCGAAGTCTCCCCTGAAAGCGAAaagaagagggaaaaggtGCTGCTATACATTGCGCAGTTCCGACCAGAAAAGAACCACCAGCTTATCCTCCAGGCCTTTGCCGAGTTTGTCAAAACGAGCAAGAGCCCGGCGGCCAAGGAGGCgaagctggtgttggtgggcaGTGTAAGGGATGATCACGACTCCAAGAGGGTGTATCAGCTCCGGTTGCTGGTGAACGAGCTGCACATCAAGGCCAGGGTGGAGTTTCATCTGGATGCGAGCTGGCCTGAGATCTTGGAGtggctgaggagggcgagcGTGGGCGTGAACGGGATGTGGAATGAGCACTTTGGCatcggggtggtggagtaccaggctgctgggttggtgagcGTGGTGCATGATAGCGGGGGGCCGAAGATGGATATTGTTGTGGACGTCGAGGGGGGGTTTACTG GCTTCCATGCTACGACTCCGAGCGAGTTTGCTGAGGGGTTTGAAAAGGCGTTGAGCTTGGAGAACCCGTTGGAGGTGAGGCTGCGGGCGAGGGAGAGTGCAAAGAGGTttacggaggaggagtttgcgaggaggtgggtgagggagatggaacCTGTTATCGGCCTGAACGAGTTGAAGGTCACgacggagaagaggagggtgtag